The Bacillus sp. Marseille-Q1617 genome has a segment encoding these proteins:
- a CDS encoding M48 family metallopeptidase gives MVRKWAFRAVMGYLLLGLFLYVYLFFLADSSLPDGFRGSSADPATFMNAREIMLSEEFSKIKNLLFFLSTPYEWLFYFLILIFGISRGFEKWARGTAKNRFIQTAVYLFWLSLASFIAIFPLSFISYKISKTYNISTQTFSMWMKDELTDFWVNYLIMFIIVSVLYGLMKKFKNRWWLAAWALSVPFTIFMMFIQPVVIDPLYNDFYPLKDKALEQKILTLAEKAQIPADHVFEVNMSEKTNSLNAYVNGVGSNSRIVLWDTTLEKLTDEEILFVMAHEMAHYVEKHIYIGIAIYLVLSFFGLFLASKLMRGIVANYKDEIKVGNVSSLSSLPLFLLITSMLMFTVSPFSNWISRYQETRADRYAIEMTEDKQAAITSFQKLSKVGLSQVNPPLLVKIFRYGHPTMMERLNMLEHHEQEKNE, from the coding sequence TTGGTAAGAAAGTGGGCTTTCCGGGCGGTAATGGGTTATTTGCTGCTGGGATTATTTTTATATGTGTATTTGTTCTTTCTGGCTGACTCCTCATTACCCGACGGCTTTAGAGGGAGCAGTGCAGATCCTGCTACATTCATGAATGCAAGAGAAATCATGCTGAGTGAGGAATTTTCGAAGATCAAGAATCTGTTGTTTTTCCTTTCGACGCCTTATGAATGGTTATTTTACTTTTTGATTCTTATTTTTGGAATATCGAGAGGCTTTGAAAAATGGGCCAGGGGTACGGCGAAAAACCGCTTCATCCAAACGGCGGTTTACCTGTTCTGGTTATCACTTGCTTCATTCATTGCCATTTTCCCTTTGTCGTTCATCTCTTATAAAATTTCTAAGACTTACAATATCTCGACACAGACTTTTTCCATGTGGATGAAGGATGAATTGACGGATTTCTGGGTGAACTACTTGATTATGTTCATCATTGTCTCAGTCCTGTATGGGCTTATGAAAAAGTTTAAGAATCGATGGTGGCTGGCGGCATGGGCCTTGTCCGTACCATTTACGATTTTCATGATGTTCATCCAGCCGGTGGTGATCGATCCCCTTTATAATGATTTCTATCCTTTGAAGGATAAAGCACTTGAACAAAAGATCCTGACGCTTGCTGAAAAAGCCCAAATTCCGGCTGATCATGTGTTCGAGGTCAATATGTCGGAAAAGACCAATTCCCTTAATGCGTACGTAAATGGAGTGGGCTCAAATTCCCGTATCGTTCTTTGGGACACCACCCTTGAAAAGCTGACGGATGAAGAAATTCTGTTTGTCATGGCCCATGAAATGGCCCACTATGTAGAAAAGCATATTTATATCGGGATTGCGATTTATTTAGTGCTTTCGTTCTTCGGTTTATTCCTGGCTTCCAAGCTGATGAGGGGAATCGTTGCGAATTACAAGGATGAAATCAAGGTAGGGAATGTATCCAGCCTGAGTTCATTGCCTTTATTCCTCCTGATTACCTCTATGCTGATGTTTACGGTCAGTCCATTTTCAAATTGGATCTCCCGATATCAGGAAACACGTGCAGATCGGTACGCGATTGAAATGACCGAAGATAAGCAGGCAGCCATCACGTCCTTTCAAAAGTTGTCTAAGGTTGGCCTCTCACAGGTAAATCCACCACTTTTGGTGAAGATTTTCCGGTATGGGCATCCAACCATGATGGAGCGATTGAACATGCTTGAGCATCATGAACAAGAGAAGAATGAATAA
- a CDS encoding DUF421 domain-containing protein — translation MIFIKVLVLYLITIAAMRLMGKSTIVQMTPYDLVAIIIVGTIASEPLISTKFWPTITALVILVGLHVLFSYLTLSQWGNKFFLGEPTLLIKNGEILEDNLEKSKISLIQLTSILRANGYPKISDVDYAMLEPIGEVSVIPKVENTPVTVQHLDLKIDDEGLPISVIVDGKIQKRNLHLLGKDRNWLLDQLSHEGIKPKEVIFAYMTEKKKNLIISKREEA, via the coding sequence ATGATATTCATCAAGGTACTTGTCCTTTATCTCATTACGATTGCGGCCATGCGGCTCATGGGAAAATCAACCATTGTACAGATGACGCCCTATGACCTTGTGGCCATCATCATTGTAGGGACGATCGCATCAGAACCGCTCATCAGTACAAAGTTCTGGCCAACAATCACAGCGCTTGTCATATTGGTGGGCCTTCATGTTTTGTTCTCATACCTCACATTAAGTCAATGGGGAAACAAATTCTTCCTTGGGGAACCGACCCTGTTGATTAAAAATGGCGAAATTCTGGAGGACAATCTGGAAAAATCAAAGATTTCCCTTATCCAATTGACTTCCATCCTGAGAGCGAACGGCTACCCTAAAATCTCTGATGTGGATTATGCCATGCTCGAACCGATCGGGGAAGTGAGTGTCATCCCTAAAGTAGAAAACACACCGGTAACGGTTCAGCATTTAGATTTAAAGATTGATGATGAAGGGCTGCCGATTTCTGTCATTGTCGATGGAAAGATTCAAAAACGAAACTTGCACCTCCTCGGCAAAGATCGGAACTGGCTGCTTGATCAATTATCACATGAAGGAATAAAACCAAAAGAAGTCATCTTCGCCTATATGACGGAAAAGAAGAAAAACCTAATCATCAGTAAAAGAGAAGAGGCCTAG
- a CDS encoding IDEAL domain-containing protein encodes MENKKSYTEMMKASAMTRKRNAERSVMEIYIDMLLYESILTTQKTKLLKDIDAALDHKNESLFMKLTEELKEINIRYGL; translated from the coding sequence TTGGAAAATAAAAAGTCCTATACCGAAATGATGAAAGCTTCTGCGATGACCCGGAAACGAAACGCTGAAAGAAGCGTGATGGAGATTTACATTGATATGCTTCTATACGAAAGCATCCTGACAACCCAAAAGACGAAATTGTTAAAAGACATTGATGCGGCCCTGGACCATAAGAATGAATCGTTATTTATGAAACTTACGGAAGAATTAAAAGAAATCAATATTCGTTATGGATTATAA
- a CDS encoding competence protein ComK translates to MKGKSRILEEYEVNPHTLMLKPIEYGAKTFTEIIEMEDVILSPFKPMDILKKSCEFFGSSYQGRKDGTKELIGISYKAPIMLNPQMSMFLFPTASPVKSECMWISHSHVTSYSAAENGQTSVTFQNRESHLVPISYSSFENQMLRTSSLRIAYSQRVSEMESKYTMKSFYLKDKTNA, encoded by the coding sequence ATGAAGGGGAAATCGCGAATTTTGGAAGAATATGAAGTAAATCCTCATACATTGATGTTAAAGCCCATTGAATATGGTGCCAAGACATTTACAGAAATCATTGAAATGGAGGATGTCATTCTTTCTCCGTTTAAACCAATGGACATCCTGAAGAAAAGCTGTGAATTTTTCGGTTCGTCGTATCAAGGCAGAAAGGACGGGACGAAAGAGCTGATTGGTATTTCATATAAGGCCCCAATCATGTTAAACCCCCAAATGTCGATGTTTTTATTTCCGACTGCTTCTCCTGTGAAAAGTGAGTGTATGTGGATCTCCCATTCCCATGTAACCAGTTATTCTGCCGCCGAGAACGGTCAAACTTCAGTAACCTTTCAAAATCGGGAATCCCACCTGGTTCCCATTTCATACAGTTCATTTGAAAATCAGATGCTTCGTACATCCAGCCTTCGAATCGCTTATTCCCAGCGGGTTTCAGAGATGGAAAGCAAGTACACCATGAAATCATTTTACCTTAAAGATAAAACAAACGCGTGA
- a CDS encoding S9 family peptidase, translated as MNTNGIKIKDLYQIKALSDPRISPDGKEAVFVQTIMDGKKDEYQSHLFCLELESGDRTQWTFGEEKVSSPRWSPDGRQVAFLSNRTGSAQLYVMNRNGGEAERLTETQRGISNPVWSPCGKKIVCVIRLKKGEGLQEKEEKEEDKIKPFAVSSMKYKSDDRGLHDDRYAQLVMIDLEHKEMKRLTHDENDYTLHAWNGNYIAFSADLEEKKDLSFTSSLYLLDIEKMESTRVTEEQGYYGGASFSVDGKHLAYIGHNREFENATQNKVYLYNMESGFSLPLTEAMDIPVGDYLNSDSIQGASHTGIVWSKDNESLYFIASDRGNTILYYAHIDGAVYPALFEEEQHIYGFDFHSEGQKAVLAMSKPEEPGELYTLHVPTGKIKKLTDVNSEWLKGRQLSSPEMIMFSGEDGTPVQGWIMKPVNFEGGKKFPLVVEIHGGPHTMYGNTFFHELQLLAGKGYGVLFINPRGSHGYGQAFVDAVRGDYGGGDYEDIMAAVDYVLEEYDWIDEARLGVTGGSYGGFMTNWIVAHCDRFKAAVTQRSISNWISFYGVSDIGYYFSEWQMKCELHDIETLWKHSPLAYVKNISTPLLILHSEKDYRCPIEQAEQLYIALKRDGKQTRFVRFPESNHHLSRSGIPSLREARLQEIIDWFEEYL; from the coding sequence ATGAATACCAATGGAATCAAAATAAAAGATCTTTATCAAATAAAAGCTCTGTCCGATCCGCGGATTTCTCCGGATGGTAAAGAGGCAGTCTTTGTACAGACGATCATGGATGGGAAGAAGGATGAATACCAGTCTCATTTATTTTGTCTTGAATTGGAATCCGGGGACAGGACGCAATGGACATTCGGGGAGGAAAAAGTCTCTTCGCCTAGATGGTCGCCGGACGGCAGGCAGGTTGCATTTTTATCCAATCGGACTGGAAGTGCACAACTTTATGTAATGAACCGAAATGGCGGGGAAGCAGAACGGCTGACAGAAACCCAAAGAGGAATATCAAATCCTGTCTGGTCACCGTGCGGAAAGAAAATTGTCTGTGTAATCCGTTTGAAAAAGGGGGAAGGACTTCAAGAAAAAGAGGAGAAGGAAGAAGATAAAATCAAACCTTTTGCCGTTTCCTCGATGAAATATAAATCGGATGACCGGGGGCTGCATGATGATCGTTACGCTCAATTGGTGATGATCGACCTTGAGCATAAAGAAATGAAGAGACTTACTCATGACGAGAATGATTACACGCTGCATGCCTGGAATGGAAACTACATAGCCTTTTCTGCAGACTTAGAAGAAAAGAAGGATCTATCTTTTACATCTTCACTGTACTTACTCGATATAGAAAAAATGGAATCCACGAGAGTGACAGAAGAACAAGGGTATTACGGGGGAGCAAGCTTTTCGGTTGACGGGAAACACCTTGCCTATATAGGGCATAACCGGGAATTTGAAAATGCCACTCAGAACAAGGTTTATTTATACAATATGGAATCCGGCTTCTCATTGCCGCTTACTGAAGCGATGGATATCCCGGTCGGGGACTATCTCAACAGTGATAGTATTCAAGGGGCATCACATACGGGAATCGTATGGTCGAAGGATAACGAAAGCCTTTATTTCATCGCTTCCGATCGCGGTAATACAATCCTTTATTATGCACACATAGATGGAGCGGTTTATCCGGCTCTATTTGAGGAAGAGCAGCATATTTATGGATTTGATTTTCACTCGGAAGGCCAAAAGGCGGTGCTTGCCATGAGTAAGCCGGAAGAACCGGGGGAACTATATACCCTCCATGTTCCCACAGGAAAGATAAAGAAACTCACGGATGTGAACAGTGAATGGTTGAAAGGCCGCCAGCTTTCTTCTCCTGAGATGATCATGTTTAGCGGGGAGGATGGGACACCCGTTCAAGGATGGATTATGAAGCCCGTAAACTTCGAGGGTGGAAAGAAATTCCCTCTCGTCGTGGAAATCCATGGTGGTCCCCATACAATGTATGGCAATACTTTCTTTCATGAACTGCAGCTGCTTGCAGGTAAAGGGTATGGTGTCTTATTCATAAATCCACGGGGAAGTCATGGGTATGGCCAGGCGTTTGTCGATGCAGTACGCGGTGACTACGGAGGCGGGGACTATGAGGATATCATGGCAGCAGTCGATTACGTCCTGGAGGAGTATGATTGGATTGATGAAGCCCGGCTTGGGGTGACCGGAGGGAGTTACGGAGGGTTTATGACCAACTGGATCGTCGCCCACTGTGACAGATTCAAAGCGGCTGTCACCCAGAGATCGATCAGTAATTGGATCAGTTTCTATGGAGTGAGTGATATCGGGTATTACTTCTCTGAATGGCAGATGAAATGTGAACTGCATGATATAGAAACGCTATGGAAGCATTCTCCTTTAGCGTATGTGAAGAACATCAGCACGCCTCTTTTGATCCTTCACAGCGAAAAGGATTACCGCTGTCCGATTGAACAGGCTGAACAGTTGTATATCGCATTAAAACGGGACGGAAAGCAGACGAGGTTTGTACGATTCCCGGAATCCAATCATCATCTATCCCGCAGCGGTATCCCTTCCTTGCGGGAAGCAAGGCTGCAGGAAATCATCGATTGGTTTGAAGAATATCTTTAA
- a CDS encoding TVP38/TMEM64 family protein, with the protein MDINAIKEWFTLENIMELIQQYKALGPFAGILLPMVEAFLPFLPLVVFVMANANAFGLWFGFLFSWIGAAGGALLVFVLVRRYGEARIFRFLRNNRQVKRLTRWVDKHGFGPLFLLLCFPFTPSALVNVVAGLSSISIAQYMLAVLTGKMVMIFTISFIGYDIISLVKQPVRTVIVGVIIFVLWLVGKQIEIRLNKKLDIDQRIERKKQEESN; encoded by the coding sequence ATGGATATTAATGCAATTAAAGAGTGGTTTACCCTCGAAAATATTATGGAATTGATACAGCAGTATAAAGCCCTGGGGCCGTTTGCGGGTATTCTGCTGCCTATGGTGGAGGCCTTTCTACCCTTCCTGCCGCTGGTTGTGTTTGTTATGGCAAATGCCAACGCTTTCGGCTTATGGTTCGGGTTCCTTTTTTCCTGGATCGGTGCAGCCGGAGGAGCCCTGCTTGTGTTTGTACTTGTCAGGAGGTATGGAGAGGCACGGATTTTTCGCTTCTTACGAAACAATCGTCAAGTGAAGAGGCTGACCCGCTGGGTGGACAAACATGGTTTTGGACCTTTGTTCCTGCTTTTATGTTTCCCATTTACTCCTTCAGCGCTTGTAAACGTCGTTGCTGGATTATCAAGCATCAGCATCGCTCAATATATGCTTGCAGTCCTGACTGGAAAAATGGTAATGATTTTTACCATAAGTTTCATTGGATATGATATTATATCATTAGTGAAACAGCCTGTACGTACAGTAATAGTAGGTGTAATCATCTTTGTTTTGTGGCTGGTAGGAAAACAAATCGAAATACGTTTAAATAAAAAGCTGGATATCGATCAAAGGATTGAACGGAAAAAGCAGGAGGAATCGAATTGA
- the lepB gene encoding signal peptidase I, translated as MREEVKREGLEWIKALGIGLIIFIVIRTFLFSNYVVEGESMMPTLEDGNKLVVNKIGYQLGDLNRFDVVVFHANENEDYVKRIIGLPGDKVEYKDDKLYVNGEYYPEPYLDKFKQEYIGNKLTGDFTIEEITGKQIVPEGKVFVLGDNRRGSMDSRYFGFIDQKQVVGKVDLRYWPLSEWDMQFKN; from the coding sequence TTGAGAGAAGAGGTAAAAAGAGAAGGTCTTGAATGGATTAAAGCTCTGGGTATTGGGTTGATCATTTTTATTGTCATTCGAACTTTTCTTTTCTCAAATTATGTGGTGGAAGGCGAATCGATGATGCCTACGCTGGAAGATGGGAATAAGCTTGTCGTTAATAAAATCGGATACCAATTAGGTGATTTGAACCGGTTTGACGTAGTGGTCTTCCATGCAAATGAAAACGAGGATTACGTGAAGAGGATCATTGGACTGCCTGGTGATAAAGTGGAGTATAAAGACGATAAACTTTACGTCAATGGAGAATATTATCCGGAGCCGTACTTGGATAAATTCAAGCAGGAATACATCGGCAATAAGCTGACGGGTGACTTTACAATAGAAGAAATCACCGGAAAACAGATTGTACCCGAAGGAAAAGTATTTGTTCTCGGCGACAACCGCAGGGGGAGCATGGACAGCAGATATTTCGGGTTTATCGATCAGAAGCAGGTTGTCGGGAAAGTGGATCTCAGATACTGGCCTTTAAGTGAATGGGATATGCAATTCAAAAACTGA